The following are from one region of the Georgenia sp. M64 genome:
- a CDS encoding general stress protein, whose product MPSTRKQTDPRLPTLPTGVEVASYTTYLEAQQAVDRLSDEAFDVRAVTIVGTDLRMVERITGRLTYARVAGAGAMSGAWFGLMIALVYWVFTPEGTFPVVAGVLIGVAFGILFAVVSYAFTGGKRDFTSASQVVAGRYSILCAAESAGQARQLLRSVAASPGWRAPSAPGQGGASGQGGAPGERDAPGRGRADAGRPAPDSHDNPYAAPGTPWRSGGPAPERPTAPAPERTVAPAEGAGTTAGTGAGPTGRTERPRYGLRLEDLEGADGTEKETGPDREAGGERRE is encoded by the coding sequence ATGCCGTCCACGCGCAAGCAGACCGACCCGAGGCTCCCCACGCTGCCCACCGGCGTGGAGGTGGCCTCCTACACGACCTATCTCGAGGCCCAGCAGGCCGTCGACCGACTGTCCGACGAGGCCTTCGACGTGCGGGCGGTGACGATCGTGGGGACCGACCTGCGCATGGTCGAGCGGATCACGGGGCGTCTGACCTACGCCCGCGTCGCCGGCGCGGGGGCGATGAGCGGGGCCTGGTTCGGCCTCATGATCGCGCTGGTGTACTGGGTCTTCACCCCCGAGGGCACCTTCCCCGTGGTGGCGGGCGTCCTCATCGGTGTGGCGTTCGGCATCCTCTTCGCCGTGGTGTCCTACGCGTTCACGGGGGGGAAGCGGGACTTCACCTCCGCCAGCCAGGTCGTGGCCGGGCGGTACTCCATCCTGTGCGCGGCCGAGAGTGCGGGGCAGGCGCGCCAGCTCCTGCGTTCCGTCGCGGCTTCGCCCGGGTGGCGCGCGCCGTCCGCGCCCGGGCAGGGCGGTGCGTCCGGGCAGGGCGGTGCGCCCGGTGAGCGTGACGCCCCCGGGCGGGGACGGGCGGACGCCGGTCGGCCGGCACCAGACAGCCACGACAACCCCTACGCCGCCCCCGGGACGCCGTGGCGCTCCGGCGGACCGGCCCCCGAGCGACCGACGGCTCCCGCGCCGGAGCGGACCGTGGCGCCCGCCGAGGGCGCCGGCACGACGGCCGGGACGGGCGCCGGGCCGACCGGGAGGACCGAGCGTCCGCGCTACGGTCTGCGCCTGGAGGACCTCGAGGGCGCCGACGGCACCGAGAAGGAGACCGGACCCGACCGCGAGGCCGGCGGCGAGCGGAGGGAGTGA
- a CDS encoding sugar phosphate isomerase/epimerase, with translation MGIPVGLSTSSVYPAGVTETFALAKELGYDGVEVMVLRDPHSQDEVKLRELMDTYELPILSIHAPTLLLTQGVYGKDPWDKVDRSTELAHDVGAHVVVLHPPFRWQRAYAEHFVGAIAERERLDDMRLAVENMFPWRARTKKRERVMQAYLPGWDPLEHDYTHVTLDLSHTATAGMDADASLAMADELGPRLAHLHLADGTPTFMDQHLVPGHGEQPCAEVLHMLGSQGFDGSVVVEVNTRKMSPEDRRAALAESLAFGREHLATGESKRVAALVEVPEEG, from the coding sequence ATGGGGATCCCCGTCGGACTGTCGACGTCCTCGGTCTACCCCGCGGGTGTCACCGAGACCTTCGCGCTGGCCAAGGAGCTCGGGTACGACGGCGTGGAGGTCATGGTCCTGCGCGACCCCCACAGCCAGGACGAGGTCAAGCTCCGTGAGCTCATGGACACCTACGAGCTGCCCATCCTCTCCATCCACGCCCCGACCCTCCTGCTCACCCAGGGGGTCTACGGCAAGGACCCGTGGGACAAGGTCGACCGGTCCACCGAGCTCGCGCACGACGTCGGCGCCCACGTCGTCGTCCTCCACCCGCCGTTCCGGTGGCAGCGCGCCTACGCCGAGCACTTCGTCGGGGCGATCGCCGAGCGCGAGCGTCTGGACGACATGCGCCTGGCGGTGGAGAACATGTTCCCCTGGCGGGCCCGGACCAAGAAGCGCGAGCGGGTGATGCAGGCGTACCTGCCGGGCTGGGACCCCCTCGAGCACGACTACACCCACGTCACCCTCGACCTGTCGCACACCGCCACCGCGGGCATGGACGCCGACGCCTCCCTCGCCATGGCCGACGAGCTCGGACCGAGGCTGGCGCACCTCCACCTCGCCGACGGCACGCCCACGTTCATGGACCAGCACCTCGTGCCCGGCCACGGCGAGCAGCCGTGCGCCGAGGTGCTGCACATGCTCGGCTCCCAGGGGTTCGACGGCAGCGTCGTGGTGGAGGTCAACACCCGCAAGATGTCTCCGGAGGACCGCCGGGCGGCCCTGGCGGAGTCTCTCGCTTTCGGGCGCGAGCACCTCGCCACGGGCGAGAGCAAACGGGTCGCCGCGCTCGTCGAGGTCCCCGAGGAGGGGTAG
- a CDS encoding aminopeptidase P family protein: protein MTDERSDAATPDRAQDTPPTATGPEAQPLSERGDNRSQRPTSQAFRAFIADGWGPRPDLLPERSPAADHAAARRAAVGRLFPGERLVVPAGGLVTRNNDNDYRFRPHSAFAHLTGLGTDEEPDAVLVLHPLDEATGGQPADGDAPTHEAVLYFRPRAGRDTEEFYADSRYGELWVGVRPSLAEVSARTGLRAEHIDSLRDALAKDAGAGQVQLRVVPQADAAVEAVVAEVRAQAGQSVTEGTDADLAVALSELRLRKDPYEVDQLRAAVAATAQGFDDIVRALPRAVAHHRGERVIEGTFAARARENGNGVGYETIAAAGNHANTLHWIGNDGPVRAGQLVLVDAGVEVDSLYTADITRTLPVDGSYTPAQRKVYEAVLEAADASFARAGRPGARFRDLHAAAMEVLAARLAEWGMLPGTAEESLAPEGQYHRRWMVHGTSHHLGLDVHDCAQARREMYLDAELAPGMVFTIEPGLYFREDDLKVPEELRGIAVRIEDDVLIREDGTVENLSAAIPREPGQIEAWMASLRG from the coding sequence ATGACCGACGAACGAAGCGACGCCGCCACCCCGGACCGGGCCCAGGACACCCCCCCGACCGCCACCGGCCCGGAGGCCCAGCCCCTGTCCGAGCGCGGCGACAACCGTTCCCAGCGGCCCACGAGCCAGGCCTTCCGCGCGTTCATCGCCGACGGCTGGGGCCCGCGGCCGGACCTCCTGCCCGAGCGCTCCCCCGCGGCCGACCACGCCGCCGCCCGCCGCGCCGCCGTCGGCCGCCTCTTCCCCGGCGAGCGGCTCGTCGTGCCCGCCGGCGGCCTCGTCACCCGCAACAACGACAACGACTACCGCTTCCGGCCGCACTCGGCCTTCGCCCACCTCACCGGTCTGGGCACCGACGAGGAGCCGGACGCCGTCCTCGTGCTGCACCCCCTCGACGAGGCGACCGGCGGTCAGCCGGCCGACGGCGACGCGCCCACCCACGAGGCCGTCCTGTACTTCCGTCCCCGTGCGGGCCGCGACACCGAGGAGTTCTACGCCGACTCCCGCTACGGCGAGCTGTGGGTCGGGGTGCGGCCGTCCCTGGCGGAGGTCTCCGCCCGCACCGGGCTGCGCGCCGAGCACATCGACAGCCTGCGCGACGCGCTGGCCAAGGACGCCGGCGCGGGCCAGGTCCAGCTCCGGGTGGTCCCGCAGGCGGACGCCGCCGTCGAGGCCGTCGTGGCCGAGGTCCGCGCCCAGGCCGGGCAGAGCGTCACCGAGGGGACCGACGCCGACCTCGCCGTCGCGCTGTCCGAGCTGCGCCTGCGCAAGGACCCGTACGAGGTCGACCAGCTCCGCGCGGCGGTGGCCGCGACCGCGCAGGGCTTCGACGACATCGTCCGCGCCCTGCCCCGGGCGGTGGCGCACCACCGCGGCGAGCGGGTCATCGAGGGCACCTTCGCCGCCCGCGCCCGCGAGAACGGCAACGGCGTCGGGTACGAGACGATCGCGGCCGCGGGCAACCACGCCAACACCCTGCACTGGATCGGCAACGACGGGCCCGTGCGCGCGGGGCAGCTCGTCCTGGTCGACGCCGGCGTCGAGGTCGACTCGCTCTACACCGCGGACATCACCCGCACGCTCCCCGTGGACGGGAGCTACACCCCCGCCCAGCGGAAGGTCTACGAGGCGGTCCTCGAGGCGGCCGACGCCTCGTTCGCCCGGGCCGGACGGCCCGGCGCCCGCTTCCGCGACCTGCACGCCGCCGCGATGGAGGTCCTGGCCGCCCGGCTCGCCGAGTGGGGCATGCTGCCCGGCACGGCCGAGGAGTCGCTGGCGCCGGAGGGCCAGTACCACCGCCGCTGGATGGTGCACGGCACGAGCCACCACCTCGGTCTCGACGTCCACGACTGCGCCCAGGCCCGGCGCGAGATGTACCTCGACGCCGAGCTCGCCCCGGGCATGGTCTTCACCATCGAGCCGGGCCTGTACTTCCGGGAGGACGACCTCAAGGTGCCCGAGGAACTGCGCGGCATCGCCGTGCGGATCGAGGACGACGTGCTCATCCGCGAGGACGGCACGGTGGAGAACCTCTCCGCGGCCATCCCCCGCGAGCCCGGGCAGATCGAGGCGTGGATGGCCTCGCTCCGCGGCTGA
- a CDS encoding PHP domain-containing protein, which yields MRIDLHAHTATSDGTESPTELMHAAAAAGIDVLGLTDHDTVGGWAEAQDAVAATGVALVRGAELSTQSRGISVHLLSYLHDPDDAELAAEMLRARRSRDERAHDMVERISRDYPITWADVEAQVADGATVGRPHIADALVAAGLAPDRSSCFETILSVRGRYYVPYHAPDTVEAVEMVRAAGGVPVMAHPRAAARGRVVTDAVVAAMAAAGLAALEIDHRDHTAADVEHLEALASRLGLARTGSSDYHGAGKPNRLGERTTAPEVLSMIESEGFLPVVRP from the coding sequence ATGCGCATCGACCTCCACGCGCACACCGCCACCTCCGACGGCACGGAGTCGCCCACCGAGCTCATGCACGCCGCTGCCGCGGCCGGGATCGACGTCCTCGGCCTGACCGACCACGACACCGTCGGTGGCTGGGCCGAGGCGCAGGACGCCGTCGCCGCCACGGGCGTCGCGCTCGTGCGCGGCGCCGAGCTCTCCACCCAGTCCCGCGGGATCTCGGTGCACCTGCTCAGCTACCTCCACGACCCCGACGACGCCGAGCTCGCGGCGGAGATGCTGCGTGCCCGCCGCTCGCGGGACGAGCGGGCCCACGACATGGTCGAGCGGATCTCCCGGGACTACCCGATCACCTGGGCCGACGTCGAGGCGCAGGTCGCCGACGGCGCGACGGTGGGTCGGCCGCACATCGCGGACGCCCTGGTCGCCGCCGGCCTGGCGCCGGACCGGTCGAGCTGCTTCGAGACGATCCTGTCCGTCCGGGGGCGCTACTACGTGCCCTACCACGCGCCCGACACCGTCGAGGCGGTGGAGATGGTCCGGGCCGCCGGGGGCGTCCCGGTCATGGCGCACCCGCGCGCCGCCGCCCGCGGGCGGGTCGTGACCGACGCCGTCGTGGCGGCGATGGCCGCTGCCGGGCTCGCGGCCCTCGAGATCGACCACCGCGACCACACCGCCGCCGACGTCGAGCACCTCGAGGCCCTCGCGTCGCGGCTGGGCCTGGCCCGGACCGGCTCGAGCGACTACCACGGTGCGGGCAAGCCCAACCGGCTGGGGGAGCGCACGACGGCGCCGGAGGTCCTGTCGATGATCGAGAGCGAGGGGTTCCTGCCGGTGGTGCGTCCGTGA
- a CDS encoding MarC family protein, translating to MSGYIDLTLLSTTFFTLFVIMDPPGTVPVFLALTSRMTGAQRRAAARQATLVAFGVILTFTLFGQYILGFLHISVPALQLSGGLLLLLVAMELLTGQAEEPTPSASGVNVALVPLGTPLLAGPGAIVAAMLAVEQSDGSTGDRVAIGLALVAIHVVLWLAMRFAVVIHRVLGEGGTTLVTRLAGLLLAAIAVQLMADAVFAFLDARG from the coding sequence GTGAGCGGCTACATCGACCTGACGTTGCTGTCGACGACCTTCTTCACCCTCTTCGTCATCATGGACCCGCCCGGGACCGTGCCGGTCTTCCTGGCACTCACCTCACGGATGACCGGTGCCCAGCGTCGCGCGGCGGCCCGGCAGGCCACGCTGGTGGCCTTCGGCGTGATCCTGACGTTCACGCTGTTCGGCCAGTACATCCTCGGCTTCCTGCACATCTCCGTGCCGGCGCTGCAGCTCTCCGGTGGGCTGCTGCTGCTCCTGGTCGCGATGGAGCTGTTGACGGGTCAGGCGGAGGAGCCCACCCCGTCGGCCTCGGGCGTCAACGTCGCCCTCGTGCCGCTGGGCACGCCGCTGCTCGCCGGACCCGGCGCGATCGTGGCGGCGATGCTGGCGGTCGAGCAGTCGGACGGCTCGACCGGCGACCGGGTGGCGATCGGCCTCGCGCTGGTGGCCATCCACGTCGTGCTGTGGCTCGCGATGCGCTTCGCGGTGGTCATCCACCGGGTGCTCGGCGAGGGCGGCACGACGCTGGTCACGCGCCTCGCCGGTCTGCTGCTGGCGGCGATCGCCGTCCAGCTCATGGCCGACGCGGTGTTCGCCTTCCTCGACGCCCGGGGCTAG
- a CDS encoding DEAD/DEAH box helicase: MTETNASGVLDLVETPVLPVADEVTPDITDDGTATAHLEEKSFADFGVSEPIVGALRDVGITHPFPIQALTLPVALSGHDIIGQAKTGTGKTLGFGIPLLERVVAPGEDGWDDLEAAGAPQGLVIVPTRELAKQVADDLTAASRRRSVRIVQVYGGRAYEPQIEALGRGAEVVVGTPGRLIDLLKQRILDLSRVRTVVLDEADEMLDLGFLPDVETLLSKTPATRHTMLFSATMPGAVVAMARRYMSRPTHIRAQDPDDQGATVKNTRQVVYRAHALNKVEVLSRILQADGRGLTIVFTRTKRTAAKVADDLAERGFASAAIHGDLGQGAREQALRAFRAGKVDVLVATDVAARGIDVDDVTHVVNYQCPEDEKIYLHRIGRTGRAGNTGTAVTFVDWDDMPRWSLINKALGLGAAEPIETYHTSPHLYADLSIPEGTTGRLPRSARTRAGLAAEEIEDLGETGKRHGGGRTGGGRGREGDRGREGDRGRDGGRGHDRGRSGSHAERPAESDPERPRRTRSRRRTRGGQAAEDTQG; the protein is encoded by the coding sequence ATGACCGAAACCAATGCCTCCGGCGTCCTCGACCTCGTCGAGACCCCCGTGCTGCCCGTGGCCGACGAGGTCACCCCCGACATCACCGACGACGGGACCGCCACCGCCCATCTCGAGGAGAAGTCCTTCGCGGACTTCGGGGTGAGCGAGCCGATCGTCGGCGCGCTGCGCGACGTCGGCATCACCCACCCGTTCCCCATCCAGGCGCTGACCCTGCCCGTGGCCCTGAGCGGCCACGACATCATCGGCCAGGCCAAGACCGGCACCGGCAAGACCCTCGGGTTCGGCATCCCGCTCCTCGAGCGCGTCGTCGCCCCGGGCGAGGACGGCTGGGACGACCTCGAGGCCGCCGGCGCCCCGCAGGGTCTGGTCATCGTCCCCACCCGCGAGCTGGCCAAGCAGGTCGCCGACGACCTGACCGCGGCCTCGCGCCGGCGCAGCGTCCGGATCGTCCAGGTCTACGGCGGCCGCGCCTACGAGCCGCAGATCGAGGCCCTCGGCCGTGGCGCCGAGGTCGTCGTCGGCACCCCGGGTCGCCTCATCGACCTGCTCAAGCAGCGCATCCTCGACCTCTCCCGCGTGCGGACGGTGGTCCTGGACGAGGCCGACGAGATGCTCGACCTGGGCTTCCTGCCCGACGTCGAGACGCTCCTGTCCAAGACCCCGGCGACGCGGCACACGATGCTGTTCTCCGCGACCATGCCCGGCGCGGTGGTGGCCATGGCCCGGCGGTACATGTCGCGGCCCACCCACATCCGCGCCCAGGACCCCGACGACCAGGGCGCGACGGTGAAGAACACCCGGCAGGTGGTCTACCGCGCGCACGCCCTCAACAAGGTCGAGGTGCTCTCCCGCATCCTCCAGGCCGACGGGCGCGGCCTGACGATCGTCTTCACGCGCACCAAGCGGACCGCGGCCAAGGTGGCCGACGACCTCGCCGAGCGAGGGTTCGCCTCCGCGGCCATCCACGGCGACCTCGGCCAGGGGGCCCGCGAGCAGGCCCTGCGCGCGTTCCGCGCCGGCAAGGTCGACGTGCTGGTGGCGACCGACGTCGCGGCCCGCGGCATCGACGTCGACGACGTCACGCACGTCGTGAACTACCAGTGCCCCGAGGACGAGAAGATCTACCTCCACCGCATCGGCCGGACCGGCCGCGCGGGCAACACCGGCACGGCCGTGACGTTCGTCGACTGGGACGACATGCCGCGCTGGTCGCTCATCAACAAGGCGCTGGGCCTGGGTGCGGCGGAGCCGATCGAGACCTACCACACCTCGCCGCACCTCTACGCCGACCTGTCGATCCCCGAGGGCACGACGGGGCGCCTGCCCCGGTCGGCCCGCACGCGCGCCGGGCTGGCGGCCGAGGAGATCGAGGACCTCGGCGAGACCGGCAAGCGCCACGGCGGCGGCCGCACCGGCGGTGGCCGCGGGCGCGAGGGCGACCGCGGCCGCGAGGGCGACCGCGGGCGGGACGGCGGACGCGGTCACGACCGGGGCCGGTCCGGCTCGCACGCCGAGCGCCCCGCCGAGAGCGACCCCGAGCGTCCGCGCCGGACCCGGTCGCGCCGTCGCACCCGCGGCGGCCAGGCGGCCGAGGACACCCAGGGCTGA
- a CDS encoding DUF3107 domain-containing protein yields MEITIGVRNVAREISLESTQSPDEVLAAVRTSLKDSAPLVLEDEKGRHVVVPAEALGFVELGPTEQRRVGFGLV; encoded by the coding sequence GTGGAGATCACCATCGGCGTCCGGAACGTCGCGCGCGAGATCAGCCTGGAGTCCACGCAGAGCCCGGACGAGGTGCTCGCGGCCGTGCGGACGTCGCTCAAGGACTCCGCACCGCTGGTCCTGGAGGACGAGAAGGGCCGGCACGTCGTCGTCCCCGCCGAGGCCCTGGGCTTCGTCGAGCTCGGCCCGACCGAGCAGCGCCGGGTGGGCTTCGGTCTCGTCTGA
- a CDS encoding DUF3152 domain-containing protein, with product MRPAPAAVAAVLALAGLLAHAAALAPATAAGLAGTSTVLSASVRTPDPDVSAWPPEDAGAAAERAERARAGLTADEVPAAASGNLVTVPGSTEAPRPAQRVRTVRVQFEEGLPVDGAAFAELVMDVLNDERGWGHDGSVVFARTDGEAEISVVLASGATTDELCVPLRTMGEYSCGRNGRAVLNAERWSSGAEPFLAAGADLTAYREYLVNHEVGHLLGRPHVTCPAPGTVAPVMVQQSIDLGGCLPNGWDALAG from the coding sequence GTGCGTCCCGCTCCTGCCGCCGTCGCCGCCGTGCTCGCCCTCGCGGGCCTGCTGGCGCACGCCGCCGCTCTCGCGCCGGCCACGGCGGCGGGCCTCGCGGGCACCTCGACTGTCCTGAGCGCCTCGGTCCGCACGCCCGACCCCGACGTCTCCGCGTGGCCGCCCGAGGACGCCGGCGCCGCGGCCGAGCGTGCCGAGCGCGCCCGGGCCGGCCTGACCGCGGACGAGGTCCCCGCGGCCGCCTCCGGGAACCTCGTCACCGTCCCGGGGTCCACCGAGGCCCCGCGGCCGGCGCAACGGGTCCGCACCGTCCGGGTCCAGTTCGAGGAGGGCCTCCCGGTGGACGGGGCGGCGTTCGCCGAGCTCGTCATGGACGTCCTCAACGACGAGCGCGGATGGGGCCACGACGGCTCCGTCGTCTTCGCCCGCACCGACGGCGAGGCGGAGATCTCGGTCGTCCTCGCCTCCGGGGCCACCACCGACGAGCTCTGCGTCCCGCTGCGGACCATGGGGGAGTACTCCTGCGGGCGCAACGGACGAGCCGTCCTCAACGCCGAGCGGTGGTCCTCCGGGGCGGAGCCCTTCCTCGCCGCGGGCGCCGACCTCACCGCCTACCGCGAGTACCTCGTCAACCACGAGGTCGGCCACCTCCTGGGCCGCCCGCACGTCACCTGCCCCGCGCCGGGCACCGTCGCGCCGGTGATGGTCCAGCAGAGCATCGACCTCGGCGGCTGCCTGCCCAACGGCTGGGACGCCCTGGCCGGATGA
- a CDS encoding PD-(D/E)XK nuclease family protein, translating to METATRSTGPRLALPAPAPAPPVLDARQAEAVAWGAGAGNLLVVGAPGTGKTTTALEVFLARARAEAPPAGATVAGAQGPLLLVPTRRGAARVRDAVAARLGRTTGQVLVRTPASFAYSVLRLRAALLHEPAPTLVTGPEQDQILGELLEGHRLGLGAAVRWPASVTAETLALPAFRDELRDLFMRAAELGLAPEDLAERGERHGRPEWVAAAVLLGEYQEVTALGEMTPDRGARLDAARIVDEATAALRAWEREVPDHPRPRWSTVVVDDHQDSTLAAARLLRALADDGSQLVLLGDPDTGVQGFRGGTPALVGLAETRAAIGGFGARRVVLETVHRGDAELRRATAAVTGAVSTAGAVRHRSARVPEPDAGPAAAAGGGAGGAGAPPSGTTVTVLRSRAQEGALIARSLREERLHHGTPWSQMAVVTRSAGQVAALQRALRAWRVPVAGGSGPGVLREEPAVRPLLVALAAVLAGTTTAEQAVELLTSPVGGLDAVALRTLRRALRARERAREGTRTVDELLVAAVDDPADGADLPAGARRGPARVAAVLAAGRAALERPAATAETVLWALWDAAGLAEPWRRRALTGGPGSDRADADLDAVMALFRAAEQYTDRTVGGGPAGFLEHVRAQDLPADTLAAQGQRAETVQVLTPAAAAGEEWQVVVVAGLQEDVWPDLRLRDSLLGAGALADVEAGRSPDGRRAYGPARRQVLDDELRMLAVAVSRAARRLLVTAVLDEDERPSTFLDLLAPDLDPTDARTAPPPLDLRGLVAELRGAVEHRTDRTGAAAELLADLAARGVAGADPTTWSGLAAPSTEVPLRPAEAQVPVSPSGVELATTCGLRWALEQAGGRGERSADQSVGSLIHEIAAEHPHGSAEELRTALAARWHELGLGESWVGRRQRVLAEAMVDRLAAYMAGVPGDVDVERAFTADVGRAHLTGRMDRVEHLDDGAARVVDLKTSANPLPKDKAAEHPQLGSYQAAVEAGAFGPVRPAGARLVYLGAGAKGATLRPQPALADAADPAWAATLVGEAAEVMAGAGFVARLNDHCRHCPVRRSCPVQDDGERVTR from the coding sequence ATGGAGACGGCGACCCGCAGCACCGGCCCGCGGCTCGCCCTGCCCGCACCGGCACCCGCGCCGCCGGTCCTCGACGCCCGTCAGGCCGAGGCCGTCGCGTGGGGCGCCGGCGCCGGCAACCTCCTGGTCGTCGGCGCCCCCGGGACCGGCAAGACGACGACGGCGCTCGAGGTCTTCCTCGCGCGGGCGCGAGCCGAGGCCCCACCGGCGGGCGCCACGGTGGCCGGTGCGCAGGGGCCGCTGCTGCTCGTCCCCACCCGGCGCGGCGCGGCGCGCGTGCGCGACGCCGTCGCGGCCCGGCTGGGGCGCACCACCGGGCAGGTCCTCGTCCGGACCCCCGCCTCCTTCGCCTACTCCGTCCTGCGGCTGCGCGCCGCGCTCCTGCACGAGCCGGCCCCCACCCTGGTCACCGGACCGGAGCAGGACCAGATCCTCGGTGAGCTGCTCGAGGGGCACCGCCTCGGCCTGGGCGCGGCGGTGCGCTGGCCCGCGTCGGTGACGGCCGAGACCCTGGCCCTGCCGGCGTTCCGGGACGAGCTGCGCGACCTGTTCATGCGCGCCGCCGAGCTGGGCCTGGCCCCGGAGGACCTCGCCGAGCGGGGCGAGCGCCACGGCCGACCGGAGTGGGTCGCCGCCGCCGTCCTCCTGGGCGAGTACCAGGAGGTCACCGCGCTGGGGGAGATGACGCCCGACCGCGGGGCCCGCCTGGACGCCGCCCGCATCGTCGACGAGGCGACCGCGGCGCTGCGCGCGTGGGAGCGCGAGGTCCCCGACCACCCCCGCCCCCGGTGGTCCACGGTGGTCGTGGACGACCACCAGGACTCGACCCTCGCCGCCGCCCGGCTCCTGCGGGCGCTGGCCGACGACGGCTCGCAGCTCGTGCTGCTGGGCGACCCCGACACCGGCGTCCAGGGGTTCCGCGGCGGCACCCCGGCCCTGGTCGGCCTGGCCGAGACCCGCGCCGCCATCGGCGGGTTCGGGGCACGGCGCGTCGTGCTCGAGACCGTCCACCGGGGTGACGCGGAGCTGCGCCGGGCGACGGCGGCCGTGACCGGCGCCGTGTCGACCGCGGGCGCCGTCCGCCACCGGTCCGCCCGGGTCCCCGAGCCCGACGCCGGACCCGCCGCCGCTGCCGGTGGCGGGGCCGGCGGCGCGGGCGCGCCACCGTCCGGCACGACCGTGACGGTCCTGCGCTCCCGGGCCCAGGAGGGCGCCCTCATCGCCCGGTCGCTGCGGGAGGAACGTCTGCACCACGGCACCCCCTGGTCCCAGATGGCCGTGGTCACCCGCTCGGCGGGGCAGGTCGCGGCCCTGCAGCGGGCGCTGCGGGCCTGGCGGGTGCCGGTGGCCGGCGGCTCCGGGCCCGGCGTCCTCCGGGAGGAGCCCGCGGTCCGGCCGCTCCTCGTCGCGCTCGCCGCCGTCCTCGCCGGCACCACCACCGCCGAGCAGGCCGTGGAGCTGCTCACCTCCCCGGTCGGCGGCCTGGACGCCGTCGCCCTGCGCACCCTGCGCCGGGCGCTGCGGGCACGGGAGCGGGCCCGCGAGGGCACACGCACCGTGGACGAGCTCCTCGTCGCCGCGGTCGACGACCCCGCCGACGGGGCGGACCTGCCGGCCGGCGCCCGCCGCGGCCCGGCGCGCGTCGCCGCGGTCCTCGCCGCGGGCCGGGCCGCCCTGGAGCGGCCCGCCGCCACGGCCGAGACCGTGCTCTGGGCCCTGTGGGACGCGGCCGGGCTGGCCGAGCCCTGGCGCCGCCGCGCGCTCACGGGCGGCCCGGGCTCGGACCGCGCCGACGCCGACCTCGACGCCGTCATGGCCCTGTTCCGCGCGGCCGAGCAGTACACCGACCGCACCGTCGGCGGCGGCCCCGCCGGGTTCCTCGAGCACGTCCGCGCCCAGGACCTGCCCGCCGACACCCTCGCGGCCCAGGGCCAGCGCGCGGAGACCGTCCAGGTCCTCACCCCGGCCGCCGCGGCGGGCGAGGAGTGGCAGGTGGTCGTCGTGGCCGGGCTCCAGGAGGACGTCTGGCCCGACCTGCGCCTGCGCGACTCCCTCCTCGGGGCCGGCGCCCTCGCCGACGTCGAGGCCGGCCGGTCGCCCGACGGCCGCCGCGCCTACGGCCCGGCCCGCAGGCAGGTCCTCGACGACGAGCTGCGGATGCTCGCGGTCGCGGTCTCCCGGGCCGCGCGGCGCCTCCTCGTGACCGCGGTCCTCGACGAGGACGAGCGCCCCTCGACCTTCCTCGACCTCCTCGCACCCGACCTCGACCCGACCGACGCCCGCACCGCGCCGCCGCCGCTGGACCTGCGCGGCCTCGTCGCCGAGCTCCGCGGCGCCGTCGAGCACCGCACCGACCGGACGGGAGCCGCCGCCGAGCTCCTCGCCGACCTCGCCGCCCGCGGGGTCGCCGGGGCCGACCCCACCACCTGGTCCGGCCTCGCCGCACCGAGCACCGAGGTACCCCTGCGGCCGGCCGAGGCCCAGGTGCCCGTCAGCCCCTCCGGCGTCGAGCTCGCCACCACGTGCGGGCTCCGCTGGGCCCTGGAGCAGGCCGGCGGACGCGGGGAGCGGTCGGCGGACCAGAGCGTCGGCTCCCTCATCCACGAGATCGCGGCGGAGCACCCGCACGGCAGCGCCGAGGAGCTGCGCACCGCCCTGGCCGCACGCTGGCACGAGCTCGGGCTGGGCGAGTCCTGGGTGGGGCGGCGCCAGCGGGTCCTCGCCGAGGCCATGGTCGACCGGCTGGCGGCCTACATGGCCGGCGTGCCGGGCGACGTGGACGTCGAACGCGCCTTCACCGCCGACGTCGGCCGGGCCCACCTCACCGGGCGCATGGACCGGGTCGAGCACCTCGACGACGGCGCCGCCCGCGTGGTCGACCTCAAGACCTCCGCCAACCCGCTGCCCAAGGACAAGGCCGCCGAGCACCCGCAGCTCGGCTCCTACCAGGCGGCCGTCGAGGCCGGCGCGTTCGGGCCCGTGCGGCCCGCGGGCGCACGGCTCGTCTACCTCGGGGCCGGCGCGAAGGGCGCCACCCTGCGGCCCCAGCCGGCGCTCGCCGACGCCGCCGACCCGGCGTGGGCGGCCACGCTCGTCGGGGAGGCCGCCGAGGTCATGGCCGGCGCCGGTTTCGTCGCCCGCCTCAACGACCACTGCCGGCACTGCCCGGTGCGCCGCTCCTGCCCGGTCCAGGACGACGGGGAGCGGGTGACCCGATGA